One genomic segment of Desulfonatronum thioautotrophicum includes these proteins:
- a CDS encoding PEP/pyruvate-binding domain-containing protein — protein MPSHFDTLRRTFISLFRSKPEVNVTTTLPATFRAWRTLLSAHSRFLNLVLSSQKAARGEKFISMAFIRAQGTSMFVAVYAMLRQLQFFNETDRAILEAPFQRLRAHLNRLLAATPASSCAELVLPMDKVCAALTCSVGTKMAFLGEIRSKIPDVRVPDGFVVTAAGFHLFLDQSGLRGEINRRLQALEVQDVVDMFRVSSDLQMLIINARLPEQLEEAILSAYRALEYRAGLRGVRVAVRSSAVGEDSMETSFAGQYRTELNVSEDLLLMAYKEVVASKYALTAISYRLSLGLKDEDLPMCVGCMVMEDAAAGGAMYTQDPTSSDTKTLYVDAVHGLNKAVADGYVSPDHWEVAKHPEPVIQATTIRSKDKKFACFLSEEGATLISVPTAQRLRPALTPEQVLSLCRVGMALERHFLCPLDIHWSMSKEGVLSILQARPLKTVVAKHATQETRTVEVAETLAKGGQTASPGIAGGPAYIVRSNIDMFQFPEGGVLVARGPNPSWSALLPRASAVVTEHGGGIFGHLANIAREFGIPALFDVPEALSRIQPGMTVLVDASRQLVQRVEGHIQEPRTLHHWGTLVGSPVHQALTEVLDVVARPSSANPLVPRLDPDKLSSLTDIAQAANLLAAEHLIQAVTTNLTPKILDVSQPIDWRILDLDAPEPPTTSSARRRPPLRISVSEHFLLKGIWSAIAQYPWTTFAKTPRRTSLDRLLGRLGCGSRHVPASPWPRLFLIADNLLHLYLRVNAGLFIIQAQSGKTPSERCVVLHWQWPPRRRPNRDWLESFKDAMVGHGFHINTLEDGVFSWTSGDNHEDIAAKLALVGNMVGKAIQWRTNRDVPKIVESRHALF, from the coding sequence ACAACGACACTTCCGGCGACCTTTCGCGCCTGGCGGACGCTGCTTTCCGCCCACAGCCGATTCCTCAACCTGGTTTTGTCCTCCCAAAAGGCTGCCCGAGGCGAAAAGTTCATCTCCATGGCCTTTATCAGGGCCCAGGGAACGAGCATGTTCGTGGCCGTTTACGCCATGCTCCGACAACTCCAGTTCTTCAATGAGACCGACCGGGCCATCCTGGAGGCCCCGTTTCAACGCCTACGTGCCCATTTGAACCGGCTCCTCGCCGCGACTCCGGCGTCATCATGTGCGGAACTGGTCCTTCCCATGGACAAGGTCTGCGCTGCTCTGACCTGCTCGGTAGGCACAAAAATGGCCTTCCTTGGAGAGATCCGCTCAAAAATTCCCGATGTTCGTGTACCCGACGGATTCGTGGTTACAGCGGCAGGCTTTCACCTATTCCTGGATCAGAGCGGTCTGCGCGGCGAAATCAATCGGCGACTTCAAGCCCTGGAAGTCCAGGATGTCGTGGACATGTTCCGGGTCAGCTCGGATTTGCAGATGCTGATCATCAATGCCCGACTGCCCGAGCAACTCGAAGAAGCCATCCTGTCCGCCTACCGCGCACTCGAATACCGGGCCGGACTTCGCGGCGTGCGCGTGGCCGTCCGCTCCAGTGCCGTGGGCGAGGATTCCATGGAAACCTCCTTTGCCGGGCAGTACCGGACCGAACTCAACGTCAGTGAAGACCTCCTGCTCATGGCCTACAAGGAAGTGGTGGCCAGCAAATATGCCTTGACCGCCATCAGCTACCGCCTCTCCCTGGGCCTCAAGGACGAAGATCTGCCCATGTGCGTCGGGTGCATGGTCATGGAAGACGCCGCAGCGGGTGGGGCCATGTATACCCAGGATCCAACCTCCTCGGACACGAAAACTTTGTATGTGGATGCTGTACATGGCCTGAACAAAGCGGTGGCCGACGGCTACGTCAGTCCGGACCACTGGGAGGTCGCCAAGCATCCCGAACCGGTGATTCAGGCAACGACCATCCGTTCCAAGGACAAGAAGTTCGCCTGTTTTCTCTCCGAGGAAGGGGCGACGCTGATATCGGTCCCCACTGCCCAACGGCTTCGCCCCGCGCTGACGCCGGAGCAGGTGCTTTCCCTGTGCCGTGTGGGCATGGCTCTGGAACGTCACTTCCTGTGCCCCTTGGACATCCATTGGTCCATGTCCAAAGAAGGCGTCCTCTCCATCCTCCAGGCCCGCCCCCTGAAAACAGTCGTCGCAAAGCACGCCACGCAGGAAACGCGCACTGTGGAAGTCGCGGAAACCCTGGCCAAAGGCGGACAAACCGCCAGCCCCGGTATCGCTGGAGGCCCGGCCTACATCGTCCGCTCCAATATCGACATGTTTCAGTTCCCAGAAGGAGGAGTGCTCGTCGCCCGCGGCCCGAATCCCTCGTGGTCCGCGTTACTGCCCCGAGCCTCCGCGGTGGTCACGGAACATGGTGGCGGAATATTCGGCCACTTGGCGAACATTGCCCGGGAATTCGGCATCCCGGCCTTGTTTGACGTTCCGGAAGCCCTTTCCCGGATCCAGCCGGGCATGACCGTCCTGGTGGATGCATCCCGACAACTTGTCCAGCGTGTGGAGGGGCACATCCAAGAACCCCGCACCCTGCATCACTGGGGGACACTGGTGGGCTCCCCGGTGCACCAGGCTCTGACCGAGGTCCTGGACGTCGTGGCCCGCCCGAGTTCCGCCAACCCTCTCGTTCCCCGGCTGGACCCGGATAAACTGAGTTCGCTTACAGACATCGCCCAGGCCGCGAACCTCCTGGCCGCGGAGCACCTGATCCAAGCGGTCACAACCAATCTGACTCCAAAGATTTTGGATGTTTCCCAGCCCATCGACTGGAGGATTCTGGATCTGGACGCCCCCGAGCCGCCAACCACATCTTCGGCACGGCGGAGGCCACCCTTGCGGATTTCCGTTTCTGAACACTTTCTCCTAAAAGGCATATGGTCGGCCATCGCTCAATACCCCTGGACGACTTTTGCCAAAACGCCCCGACGTACCTCCCTCGACAGACTTCTGGGGCGACTGGGATGCGGCAGTCGCCACGTTCCGGCATCACCCTGGCCGCGCCTGTTTCTCATCGCCGACAACCTTCTCCACCTCTATCTCCGCGTCAACGCGGGGCTTTTCATCATTCAAGCCCAGAGCGGCAAGACGCCCAGTGAACGTTGCGTGGTCCTCCACTGGCAATGGCCGCCCCGCCGTCGACCGAACAGGGATTGGCTTGAAAGCTTCAAGGACGCCATGGTCGGACATGGTTTCCACATCAACACGCTCGAGGACGGGGTGTTTTCCTGGACCTCCGGCGACAACCACGAAGACATCGCCGCCAAGCTGGCCTTGGTCGGAAACATGGTCGGCAAGGCTATACAATGGCGGACTAATCGCGATGTTCCAAAAATCGTCGAAAGCCGACACGCCCTTTTCTGA
- a CDS encoding CBS domain-containing protein: MQEMTIRNLMRPTEDFPRIPIQATFSEAMEALRRAQEAFLEGRQKQRILLVEDPNGVVLGKLSPMDLVRGLEPRYDKIDSIQEQIQYGVPHLFQSMKDDFRLWHEPLADMCRKAREINIETFLNKPDPDHTVAIDDELDKAFHLFVTTRHDSLYVMDGERIIGLLRFSDVYKAICEVATSCALDDSPALTS; encoded by the coding sequence ATGCAAGAGATGACCATTCGCAACCTGATGAGACCGACGGAGGATTTTCCGCGCATCCCCATCCAGGCCACCTTCTCGGAGGCCATGGAAGCACTGCGCCGCGCCCAGGAAGCCTTTCTAGAGGGCAGGCAAAAGCAGCGCATTCTGCTGGTTGAGGACCCAAACGGCGTGGTGCTCGGAAAGCTGTCTCCCATGGATCTGGTCCGGGGGCTGGAGCCGAGGTACGACAAGATCGACAGCATCCAGGAGCAGATCCAATACGGCGTCCCCCACCTTTTCCAGTCCATGAAGGATGATTTCCGGCTCTGGCATGAGCCCCTGGCGGACATGTGCCGCAAGGCACGGGAAATCAATATCGAAACTTTTCTGAACAAACCCGACCCGGATCACACCGTCGCCATTGACGACGAACTGGACAAAGCCTTTCATCTTTTCGTCACCACCCGACACGACTCCCTGTACGTCATGGATGGGGAACGGATCATCGGCCTGTTGCGCTTCTCGGATGTCTACAAGGCCATCTGCGAGGTGGCGACCTCCTGCGCATTGGACGATTCTCCTGCCTTGACGAGCTGA
- a CDS encoding SLC13 family permease codes for MTSTDFKRLFFLFLGLALFSIVYLSPPWPDAVDPAGQHFVLTREGKAALALFLLAGTWWVFEVLPIGITGLTIGVVQALFFIRPAQAAFNDFMDPSVLFIFGSLVIGMVFTKVGITKRLAYKMLVIVGERTSMIYLGCFVVTALLTHFMAHTAVAATMYPLLLSIYALYGEGDAPTRFGKGLFMGMAFVAGAGSIITLLGAARGIVALGFYKEITGNEITFFELSYYMTPIGWLMVFLLWGFFMVVYKPEKAVIPGLRDRARRLHAEMGPITRNEILAGSIIFGVILFLSLQSFFPALADLNKAAVLLVSTILFFVLKILDLRDLEDIPWNIILLFAGAMSMGFCLWQTGAAEWLAINWLGFFQDAHWFVFVMSIAFFVLLMTNFIMNVAAIAISVPVALVVAPYLGVAPEVIVFAALVTAGMPFLLLVGAAPNAIAYNSRQFTSGEFFVTGLPASILLMAVVGLAVILIWPLMGMPVLLD; via the coding sequence ATGACATCAACCGATTTCAAGCGCCTTTTCTTTTTATTCCTTGGATTGGCGCTGTTCAGCATCGTCTATTTGTCGCCCCCTTGGCCGGATGCCGTTGATCCCGCCGGACAACACTTCGTACTGACCCGGGAGGGCAAGGCCGCTTTGGCCTTGTTCCTGCTGGCCGGAACCTGGTGGGTCTTCGAGGTGCTGCCCATCGGCATCACCGGGCTGACCATCGGCGTGGTCCAGGCCCTGTTCTTCATCCGTCCGGCCCAGGCGGCCTTCAATGACTTCATGGACCCCTCGGTGCTGTTCATCTTCGGCTCCCTGGTCATCGGCATGGTCTTCACCAAGGTGGGCATCACCAAGCGGCTGGCCTACAAGATGCTGGTCATCGTGGGCGAACGGACCTCCATGATCTACCTGGGCTGCTTCGTGGTCACGGCCCTCTTGACCCACTTCATGGCCCACACCGCCGTGGCCGCCACCATGTATCCCCTGCTGCTGTCCATCTACGCCCTGTACGGCGAGGGCGACGCCCCCACCAGGTTCGGCAAGGGGCTGTTCATGGGCATGGCCTTTGTCGCCGGAGCGGGCAGCATCATCACCCTGCTCGGCGCGGCCCGGGGCATCGTGGCCCTGGGATTCTACAAGGAGATCACCGGCAACGAGATCACCTTCTTTGAACTCAGCTACTACATGACCCCCATCGGGTGGCTGATGGTCTTCCTGCTCTGGGGCTTCTTCATGGTCGTCTACAAGCCGGAAAAGGCGGTCATCCCGGGGCTGCGGGACAGAGCCCGCCGGCTGCACGCTGAAATGGGCCCGATCACCCGCAACGAGATCCTGGCCGGATCCATCATTTTCGGGGTGATCCTGTTCCTGTCCCTGCAGTCGTTCTTCCCCGCCCTGGCGGACCTGAACAAGGCCGCGGTGCTCCTGGTGTCCACCATCCTGTTCTTTGTCCTGAAAATCCTGGACCTCCGGGATCTGGAAGACATTCCCTGGAACATCATCCTGCTCTTTGCCGGGGCCATGAGCATGGGCTTCTGCCTCTGGCAGACCGGGGCCGCGGAATGGCTGGCCATCAACTGGCTGGGCTTTTTCCAGGACGCCCACTGGTTCGTCTTCGTGATGAGCATCGCCTTTTTCGTGCTGCTGATGACCAACTTCATCATGAACGTGGCGGCCATCGCCATTTCCGTGCCCGTGGCCCTGGTGGTCGCCCCCTACCTGGGCGTGGCCCCGGAAGTCATCGTCTTCGCCGCCCTGGTCACCGCGGGCATGCCCTTTCTGCTCCTGGTGGGCGCGGCGCCCAACGCCATTGCCTACAACTCCAGGCAGTTTACCAGCGGCGAGTTTTTTGTTACCGGCCTCCCGGCCAGCATCCTGCTCATGGCCGTGGTCGGCCTGGCGGTCATCCTGATCTGGCCGTTGATGGGCATGCCGGTGCTTCTTGACTGA
- a CDS encoding CBS domain-containing protein, protein MESAPTVRELMCPVDDFPKVTEQSFFFDIVMALEKARWDFRAELSSQTVLLVEDKDKNIVGKISQRDIVRALDPQHDKFNGFEKEDTALWEYFLSTLCEKAWIIKAGDIYSKPDTTQTVGIDERIETVYHLFATTKHEYLYVIVNERIVGLIRFYDIYKFICKKIYQCEKKSYL, encoded by the coding sequence ATGGAATCAGCCCCTACTGTTCGTGAATTGATGTGCCCCGTTGACGACTTCCCCAAGGTAACCGAGCAATCTTTTTTTTTCGATATCGTCATGGCCCTTGAAAAGGCACGATGGGATTTCAGGGCCGAGCTGTCCAGCCAGACCGTGCTCCTGGTGGAGGACAAAGATAAGAATATAGTCGGGAAAATATCCCAACGGGATATCGTCCGCGCCCTGGATCCACAGCATGACAAGTTCAACGGCTTCGAGAAGGAGGACACTGCTCTCTGGGAATACTTTCTGAGCACGTTGTGTGAAAAGGCGTGGATCATCAAGGCCGGCGATATTTATAGCAAACCAGACACGACGCAAACAGTCGGCATCGATGAGCGCATTGAAACCGTGTACCATCTTTTCGCCACGACGAAACATGAGTACCTCTACGTCATTGTGAATGAAAGGATTGTCGGCTTGATCAGGTTTTACGACATCTATAAATTTATCTGCAAAAAAATATACCAATGTGAAAAGAAATCCTATCTTTAA
- a CDS encoding SgcJ/EcaC family oxidoreductase — MQCLEMRNKEEICTLFETWNQAIQSGDPEKVVALYAEDAILLPTVSNKVRHNHTEIRDYFVHFLAMKPCGVITECNTRSCGNLAVNSGVYTFTLCPKGQCAQAVAARYTFVYQRFGDKWLIVEHHSSIMPEK; from the coding sequence ATGCAATGCCTGGAAATGCGGAACAAGGAAGAAATCTGCACCCTCTTCGAGACCTGGAACCAGGCCATCCAAAGCGGAGACCCGGAGAAGGTCGTTGCCCTGTACGCCGAGGACGCCATCCTGCTGCCCACGGTATCCAACAAGGTTCGCCACAACCACACCGAAATCCGGGACTATTTCGTCCACTTTCTGGCCATGAAGCCCTGCGGGGTCATCACCGAGTGCAACACCCGCTCCTGTGGAAATTTGGCGGTCAACTCCGGGGTGTACACCTTCACCCTCTGCCCCAAAGGCCAGTGCGCCCAGGCCGTCGCCGCCCGCTACACCTTCGTCTATCAGCGTTTTGGTGACAAATGGCTGATCGTGGAGCATCATTCCTCGATTATGCCGGAGAAGTAG
- a CDS encoding four helix bundle suffix domain-containing protein, whose product MIQAARSGKKNILEGSKCGLTSKEMEIKLTNVARSSLEELLDDYLDYLRARDHPIWDKDSREAAFARKLGRTTPQTFDLYRDFVETRPPEVVANIAVCLIHQTNYLIDRQLLRLEKDFIEQGGLRERMTHARLQYRNTRKK is encoded by the coding sequence ATGATCCAGGCGGCGCGGTCCGGGAAGAAGAACATCCTGGAGGGCAGCAAGTGCGGGCTGACGTCCAAGGAGATGGAGATCAAGCTGACCAACGTGGCCCGGAGCAGCCTGGAGGAGCTGCTGGACGACTACCTGGATTATCTCCGGGCCCGGGACCACCCGATCTGGGACAAGGACTCCCGGGAGGCGGCCTTTGCGCGCAAACTGGGTCGGACCACCCCGCAAACCTTTGACCTGTACCGCGACTTCGTGGAGACCCGACCGCCGGAAGTCGTGGCCAATATCGCGGTCTGCCTGATCCACCAGACCAACTATCTCATCGACCGCCAGCTCCTGCGCCTGGAAAAAGACTTCATCGAGCAGGGCGGCCTGCGCGAACGGATGACCCATGCGCGGCTACAGTACAGGAATACGCGAAAAAAATAG
- a CDS encoding DUF1640 domain-containing protein, translating into MATIAFDSHKIIRKLKNAGFSEDQAEALTDALRSTIDNADFVTRKDLQIDLAPLKSDLAVIKWMLGPTFGLILGGIAALILKTFF; encoded by the coding sequence ATGGCCACAATAGCATTTGACTCCCATAAAATCATTCGCAAACTGAAAAATGCCGGCTTTAGCGAAGACCAGGCGGAAGCGTTAACAGACGCATTGCGCTCTACCATCGACAATGCCGACTTCGTTACACGCAAAGACCTGCAGATCGACCTCGCCCCGCTCAAAAGTGACCTCGCCGTGATCAAATGGATGCTAGGCCCGACCTTCGGTCTGATTCTCGGTGGAATTGCCGCGCTGATCCTGAAGACCTTTTTTTGA